Within Vicia villosa cultivar HV-30 ecotype Madison, WI linkage group LG1, Vvil1.0, whole genome shotgun sequence, the genomic segment TAGGAAATTCATGTCTTGCCCCCGATCCCCTGGCTGAAACTGAGTAGCATCAACAAACTCAAAGTCTTGGGAACTAGAATTACTTATAGAGTCATTATCCTTTTCAATAGTGTTCAGAGAATCAAACATGTTTTAAGTTCTGACTTGCAAGACAGACTCCACATGTGTTACGGCGCTTTGGAAGTTTGTCCCTCATGCTGACGAACAACTTGATAAGGTGCTTCTTCAATAGCCATTggattttaaataaatcaaagtTGTAATTGAGTGTAATAATTATTGTAACtaattggtgtaatttgatcgctcattttatatatttatatatatatatatatatatatatatatatatatatatatatatatatttatatatatatgtgggaacgactcaagtgagaacacttggttattatgagaaatgagaacaatgaatcacgaccattaaattttaattttgttgattttaatggattggattggtttctatttctatgttgatttaaaataaatattaaggatcatcgaaaaagaaaccaatccagtccattaaaatcaacaaaatcaaaatttaatggtcgtgattcattgttctcatttctcataataatccagtgttctcacttgagtcgtcccatatatatatatatatatatatatatatataggggacgactcaagtgagaacacttggttattatgagaaatgagaacaatgaatcacgaccattaaatttgattttaatggactggattggtttctctttctaagattcagtccattaaatattaaggatcttagaaagagaaaccaatccagtccattaaaatcaaatttaatggtcgtgattcattgttctcatttctcataataaccaaatgttctcacttgagtcgtcccctatatatatatatatatatatatatatatatatatatatatatatatatatatatatatatatatatatatatatatatatatatatatatatatatatatatatatatatatatatatatatatatatatatatatatatatatatatatatatatggcatatcatatgaaaaTGCTTTtcttatatgagaatgtgagaatgaatatgaaaCATTGGATTTTataataaatggtggagattatagatgaatcttttttttctctctcatacATTTTGAAATAGATGACGtacgagagagaaaaaaaaagattcactcataatctctactatttattttaaaattcaatggttcagattcattctcacataaaaaaaacattctcatatgatatgccctcatatatatatatatatatatatatatatatatatatatatatatatatatatatatatatatatatatatatttatatatatatatatatttatatatatatatatatttatatatatatatatatatatatatatatatatatatatatatatatatatatatttatatatatatatatatatatttatatatatatatatatatttatatatatatatatatatatatatatatttccttaaACAATTCATGACATTCTTCTATCTATTTTATAATGATTAAAGTCTCATTCTAAGAGGATCTCTGTAAGAAAAAGATATTAGTAATTTAGTACAAGAATAAGCGGGTTGCGAACTTTTTTTCAAAGTTTCTAACTTGAATGATTATCATCAATCAttctttaaaaatcaaattttagttACATGCATCACAAGTTTTATTAGCAAGAGttctctattatttattttaataaaagataaaattataCATAATGACAATTATTATTTGGGTGGAACGCATTTACATTCCCATACTTCTGGTTTGGACTCCtgcaaaatataattattttttgggTGGAAAGCATTTACATTCCCATACTTCCGGTTTGGACTCTTGCAAAATATGACTATTTTTTCGGTGAAACGCATTTACATTCTCATACTTCAGGTTTGGAGGTGGGTTTGGTAGGTGTGGCACTGGTCTTGTGACAGCTCTGCATGGAACACACTTGTTACAATGGCCAGTGCAATTTTTAGGTGTTGACGTCGTTTCAATTAAAACCTTTCTTGCCAACAAATCCTTAATTTCTTCTACTTTTATTTGAGACACCGACTTTTCATCAGATTCTTCAGTATGCTGCAAAAAAATTTTACAATTAATAAGACATataattatcattttttattaaatatacttTCATACGGTAATAGAAgtgaagtttttatttgtcaatctTAATAGTTTACTAtggtttaataatttttttaacttgataaaatatcaaataataatataattaataaatattaaaaattaataaagatATTGTGAAATAGCAGTAATGAGGATGATGGGTCATACCTGAATATCTATCTCATATTCGGAAACCAAGGGACGTCTGActtctaaaataaaaaagattagaAGATGTTAGTTAAATTAAGAtgcaatattttatatataaagttTTACTCAGCATCATAAACATTAGtattttatatttgatttaaataaaaatCTAACGTTTACGAGTattaacaaataatataaaatatttttacagtaTTAGTACATATCAACTTAATTCAaatgataataaataattaaatgtattattAATTCTTAAAATAAGAACTTagtatgaaaatattttaattttatgtattggactccataaatgttattttaaaaataattaaaaaatatatttaaaaaaaaaactagtgaTTATGATTAAATAAGTGATTATGATTAAataacaatataaaatatatttatattctcaatatgaatttaatttatgaaattaattaATATGCAATATCACTCTAGAAATAATACCTCTAGATGTAATGGATGAGGCAATCATAGAATTGAAGATCACTGACAGCAAGAAAAATGTGACAAAACAAAATTGGATTTTGTTCATTAACATTGTAATACTTCTCATCCTAATAAAAAGTATTAAACTGATAAACTCTACTCTTTACTTTTGTTGTTGAAAAAGAAGGAATCCCTACACTTATATTTATATGTGataacattatattttaaaatattatttttatgaacatACTATACAATATGAAATGATATTgactaagaatttttttttatttaactttcaAGGAAATATTGACTACaacattatttcaataaaaattttattttaaaattaagaagAGTTTAATATTAGGATAACAATCAATCATTTATCTTTAAGGTaacttaatttataaaataataacctgatttttaataaaaaataagtaaaaataaattttttaattttttaattaataaatataataaaaattagattACATAAAAGTTAACTTTTTATTAAAGATTTCAAGAATATGAgtgaatattaaatttatttttatataaaataattttatttaaagtaATTTTATTTAAAGTAATTTTATTGAACtttattaactttaattttattaatatttaatttaactttttcatttaaagtaataaaaatagtttattattatttttaaactgattataatttcttttatttattatttatttattttttaattatgttatgttttatttattgaaaaaagGAAATTTAAACATTTCTAAATAGAGtacataataatattaaaaaaatatggtaATAATAGTtatacataataattttattgtgaataaaaaaatataaaatttatttgaaaatatataaaaataatagaaaacttATCGGTTTCCTTTTTCATTAtatatctttcttcttctttttttcgaTTTAAAACATAAATGAAATGCATTTATTctcattatttgattttttttctacttgtttttattaggggtgttcaaaatcaaaccaacccaatagaaaaccgcaaatcaaaccaaatcaaaccgaaaccgcatttagttcggattagtttgggttaACTTTTAACAAAACCACACGATTCGGTTCGGTTTGTGGTTTGTATTTTAAAAACCGAACCTagccgaatcaaaccgcattatgttacaacctaacttttacttaactcagatccaacccaaacttaaatctattataCCCTAGTCTTATGATTACGaataattttctcatccttacacatatttTAGTCTCAATCTTCTCGAATCTCTAATAAAagtatcgcaccttctttgccacatacatcttcactcttcttctataatcccaactctcttatattctttctttttcaccttctcattttaataatttttatattcttttatgctattattttatgtttaatattccatttttgtctaatttaatttttacatattaagtGAAAAATTGTTGTCATAATAtgatgagttttgttgttatttgatagtgtatgaatgtctaaatacaaaattatgttgtaatctatatgtatatgtatggctcaataaaatattaataaaaaaccgAACCGACcgaccgaaccaaaccgcattagttttgtttggatttttttaaaaagaaaaccgaaccaaaccaaaccgcacgaaaCTTTGGAAGTCTGCAATAGGACCAGCAGTAGGCAGAAATCTTCCTTTGTTCTCATGGCAGCCCAAAATGACATTGAAATCACCAATAAAACACCAAGGTATAGCAGGATCTAATATAGTTTCCAATATGTTCCATAAGTTTCTTCTAGTAACATGACAAGTAGAAGCATAAACAACAGCAAAACCAAGGTTATGATTCATGTGGTTGAGAGTAAAAGTAACATGTTGATCGTCAAGGCCCTTGATGTTGGGGTTTAACTCCGTATTACAAATGCACCATACGCTAGCAGGGAGTTGTCCTCTATCGTTGAAGGCAAACAATTTCAAATTCAGTCTGTCCAACCAAGTGGCAAGGAATTTCTCAAAGTGCATCCAAGGCGCTGCTAAAAGAAGATGATCAGGTTTTAAAGAAAGAATGAACCTCTTTAGAGCCGGTTTTGATAGGGTGTTGGCCACACCCATAATGTTCCAGAAAAAACACTTCATTCGATCCTCCTGGAAGGACCAACCTTGATCTGGTTGCATAGGCTTTCTTTTTCTTGCTAGATTTTGGAGTGATCACTTTAAAATTTGAGTTATTTTGGTCCTGACCAAGATCAACAGTAATTCTTTGCCCTGTGTCATCTTCCTCAACCATGTTGGCCCATGATTTTCTTAGGAAATTCATGTCTTGCCCCCGATCCCCTGGCTGAAACTGAGTAGCATCAACAAACTCAAAGTTTTGGGAACTAGAATTACTTATAGAGTCATTATCCTTTTCAATAGTGTTCAGAGAATCAAACATGTTTTAAGTTCTGACTTGCAAGACAGACTCCACATGTGTTACGGCGCTTTGGAAGTTTGTCCCTCATGCTGACAAACAACTTGATAAGGTGCTTCTTCAATAGCCATTggattttaaataaatcaaagtTGTAATTGAGTGTAATAATTATTGTAACtaattggtgtaatttgatcactcattttatatatttatatatatatatatatatatatatatatatatatatatatatatatatatatatatatatatatatatatatgtgggaacgactcaagtgagaacacttggttattataagaaatgagaacaatgaatcacgaccattaaattttaattttgttgattttaatggattggattggtttctatttctatgttgatttaaaataaatattaaggatcatcgaaaaagaaaccaatccagtccattaaaatcaacaaaatcaaaatttaatggtcgtgatccattgttctcatttctcataataatccagtgttctcacttgagtcgtccaatatatatatatatatatatatatatatatatatatatatatatatatatatatatatatatatatatatatatatatatatatatatatatatatatatatatatatatatatatatatatatatatatatatatatatatatatatatatatatatatatatatatatatatatatatatatatatatatatatatatatatatatatatatatatatatatatatatatatatatatatggcatatcatatgaaaaTGCTTTtcttatatgagaatgtgagaatgaatatgaaacattggattttaaaataaatggtggagattatagatgaatcttttttctctctctcataCATTTTGAAATAGATGACGtacgagagagaaaaaaaagattcactcataatctctaccatttattttaaaattcaatggttcagatttattctcacataaaaaaagcattctcatatgatatgtcctcatatatatatatatatatatatatatatatatatatatatatatatatatatatatatatatatatatatatatatatatatatatatatatatatatatatatatttccttaaACAATTCATGACATTCTTCTATCTATTTTATAATGATTAAAGTCTCATTCTAAGAGGATCTCTATAAGAAAAAGATATTAGTAATTTAGTAAGAATAAGCGGGTTGCAAACTTTTTTTCAAAGTTTCTAACTTGAATGATTATCATCAATCAttctttaaaaatcaaattttagttACATGCATCACAAGTTTTATTAGCAAGAGttctctattatttattttaataaaagataaaattataCATAATGACAATTATTATTTGGGTGGAACGCATTTACATTCCCATACTTCTGGTTTGGACTCCtgcaaaatataattattttttgggTGGAAAGCATTTACATTCCCATACTTCCGGTTTGGACTCTTGCAAAATATGACTATTTTTTCGGTGGAACGCATTTACATTCCCATACTTCAGGTTTGGAGGTGGGTTTGGTAGGTGTGGCACTGGTCTTGTGACAGCTCTGCATGGAACACACTTGTTACAATGGCCAGTGCAATTTTTAGGTGTTGACGTCGTTTCAATTAAAACCTTTCTTGCCAACAAATCCTTAATTTCTTCTACTTTTATTTGAGACACCGACTTTTCATCAGATTCTTCAATATGCtgcaaaaaaatttaacaattaaTAAGACATataattatcattttttattaaatatacttTCATACGGTAATAGAAgtgaagtttttatttgtcaatctTAATAGTTTACTAtggtttaataatttttttaacttgataaaatatcaaataataatataattaataaatattaaaaataaataaagattttgtGAAATAGCAGTAATGAGGATGATGGGTCATACCTGAATATCTATCTCATATTCGGAAACCAAGGGACGTCTGActtctaaaataaaaaagattagaAGATGTTAGTTAAATTAAGAtgcaatattttatatataaagttTTACTCAGCATCATAAACATTAGtattttatatttgatttaaataaaaatCTAACGTTTACGAGTattaacaaataatataaaatatttttacagtaTTAGTACATATCAACTTAATTCAaatgataataaataattaaatgtattattAATTCTTAAAATAAGAACTTagtatgaaaatattttaattttatgtattggactccataaatgttattttaaaaataattaaaatatatattttaaaaaaaaaactagtgaTTATGATTAAATAAGTGATTATGATTAAataacaatataaaatatatttatattctcaatatgaatttaatttatgaaattaattaATATGCAATATCACTCTAGAAATAATACCTCTAGATGTAATGGATGAGGCAATCATAGAATTGAAGATCACTGACAGCAAGAAAAATGTGACAAAACAAAATTGGATTTTGTTCATTAACATTGTAATACTTCTCATCCTAATAAAAAGTATTAAACTCTACTCTTTACTTTTGTTGTTGAAAAAGAAGGAATCCCTACACTTATATTTATatgtgatgataacattatattataaaatattatttttatgaacatACTATACAATATGAAATGATATTgactaagaatttttttttatttaactttcaAGGAAATATTGACTACAACATTATTTcagtaaaaattttattttaaaattaagaagAGTTTAATATTAGGATAACAATCAATCATTTATCTTTAAGGTaacttaatttataaaataataacctgatttttaataaaaaaataagtaaaaataaattttttaattttttaattaataaatataattaaaattagattACATAAAAGTTAACTTTTTATTAAAGATTTCAAGAATATGAgtgaatattaaatttatttttatataaaataattttatttaaagtaATTTTATTTAAAGTAATTTTATTTAAAGTAATTTATAAACTTATTAAATTTATAGttcaaactattttaaaaaaattaaaaaatatcaaattataTATAATGATTACATTATTATAATTATCCGGCAATTAGAAAATGTATCAAGTgaaaatgaaattgataagttttaattttttctactttttaaacatttttatataaattagtatatatatatataaatatatatatatatatatatatataaatatatataaatatatatatatatatatatatatatatatatatatatatatatatatatatatatatatatatatatatatatatatatatatatatatatatatatatatatataggagcgtATATGGTGTGAACTGATATctattgtgagaaatgagaactatccATATCAAACGTCAGATTTAATTAACGGTCAAGATTTAAAAATTTCATATAAAGATCATCATACTGAATTATTTACTACTATgtctatgattatcatttaaaAACTCCATAAAAAATATTCTTACCAAAAATACTTTTATTTCATAATTGAATTGTTATAAaagtatttattataattatagttaatatTTTGATAGAATATTACGAGGAAAAAATATAAAGTCAAatttatctaaaaaaattatttcaaattaaaattatctaaactttaaatatttttaaaataaaaaaatcagaaaagTAATATTCACTATATAATAGTGAATAAAAGCATAAACTGTTTActaacatttcaaaaaaaaattatatttaaaaaattatattatttaaatttccaTAAAAATCTTAACTCTTCGattaattttaagaaaaagtaTTTTACCATTGTACCATGaagtttataattataattattatttagttagactattatgataattttaaataaagtttagataattttaatttgaaataatttttttagataaatTTGACTTTATATTTTTTCCTCGTAATATTCTATCAAAatattaactataattataataaatacttTTATAACAATTCAATTATGAAATAAAAGTATTTTTGGTAAGAATATTTTTCATGGAGTTTTTAAATGATAATCATAGTAGTAAATAATTCAGTATGATGATCTTTATATGAAATTTTTAAATCTTGACCGTTAATTAAATCTGGCGTTTGATATagatagttctcatttctcataatagatatcagttctcactggatacgctatatatatatatatatatatatatatatatatatatatatatatatatatatatatatatatatatatatatatatataataagatATTATTTTTCTCTCACCTCTTTAATAAATGCCATGTATATTTACCGACACTATACAAAAGATTTGCATAAAAAATACAGTAGATACACGtgaatttattttttgaaaagtgaatttaacttttttaaattagtttaagTAACACTACTAAAAATAGTTTCTTTTAGTATTTAAATTAAATTCTcactttttttcaattttatttaaattatattatattctattaatttaaattaaagaataaaatgcggataaatttttaaaaatatacttaaataaacattaaaaaatattttaattgaaaataaaaaatagtgtCCGTGATGTTAGTGACGAAGAAGCGCAGTCGAGGGCGGCCGCCAAAACTTCTGGTACCGTCGATTTCGATCAATCCACATGCTTCACCATCGAAATCACCGACGGTGAATCCAAATACTGAAACCACTGAGAACAATGATGAACCTGGAAATGAAGAGGAAGAGCGATTAGTAGGAAAATTTGATTCAGGGATGAGTATGAAAGGTGAAACCCTATAAACAAAGGAGAATGTGAGCGGTAACAGGTGGATGTTCTTTCGGAGAATCAAAATCCTACCAAAggattggtgatgaggtatatcaCACCAACTAATATTGATGGAAGAGTAGAAAttgagattgatgaagatgatgctgATCGTGAAATTCAGTACTGGAGAAATTCTCTCATCATGTATGTGCTTGGGGAAGATCTCAGCATGCATTCAGTCAAGAATTATACGAGGAAAATATGGAATTATAGGACGCTAACGGATATATATTTTCATTATGAAGGTTATTTCATACTACGGTTCAAATCCTTTGAAGATATGGATGCGATTATGATGAAAGGACCTTATACATTTAGAGGTATGCCTATGATTCTGAAGGAATGAAGACCAAGATTTAACCTAAAGAAAGATATGACGAGAACGATCCCCATATGGATAAAATTTCCTATGCTTCCTTTGAATCTATGGAGAGGCTCTAATCTGAGTATGATGGCAAGTGCAATTGGGACACCTATAGTTACAGACGACTACGCAACTCGGAAGATAAGGGTTTCATATGCAAGAGTGCTTGTTGAAGTGGACATCACTCAGAAGCTACTAGAAGAGATCAACATCAGATACAAAGAGGTAAATACTGTTGCACAGAAAATTGAGTATGAACGGAGAccaaaatactgtgataaatgtCAAGCTGTGGGACACAATTGTGAGTTAAAGAACAAGCAGAAGAAGATATGGCATCCAAAAGCAAGCCTACAGGAAAGGAAGAACAATCCACTAGCCAGATTGAAAATGCTCAACCTTGCAGCATTGTAAATGTAATTCAAGAAGGGAGGTCAGAGGAAGATGACAGAAAAAGGTATGTATTACTCCTTCTAGGTCTAATAATCATGGTTTCAATAATAAAGATATGTGGACAATGATAGGCAAACATGGAAGAACTCGAGGGAGCCTTAGTGGTTACACAGGGCAATCTGCTCAGATTCATTGTGATAATGGTTATGGGGTGCTAGGGGATGTGAATGATCCCTCAATAGCCTTTGATAGGGTACCATGATTATTTCTCGAAACACTCGGGGGTTAAATAAAATTGGCAAGATAAAAGAGATTAGCTCCCGTCTCTTAGACATCAAGCCAAAAAATTTCATCCTTATTGAAACTAGAGTTAAAGATAACAAAGCTCCTAAGGTTAGGGAGAAGCTCAAATTTCAAGGTAGCGGTATGGATAACTATAATAGCCATCCTAATGGAAGGATTTGGATCCTTTGGGATATTAGTAAGGTTGATTTGAGAATGATTAATAATTCAAGCCTGCATAATCACTGTGGGGTATATTATATAGCACGAGAGTTCTTTTTTTGGTTAACAGCCATCTATGCTCATTACCAATTAGGAGAGGGGAAAATTTTGTGGAATAAGCTTGTTAATATGCATTCGACTCAAACTGGGGCTTGATGTGTAATAGGAGATTTCAACAATGTGGTAACTGCTCAAGATAGTGTTGATGCTTTGTCTGTCCTatattattgtctaatgtttggctaaaatatataacagcagcaaatggtcaaaatgtgaatcttgcaggtttataaagaacaaaacaggtacaagcaagatgttagatggaatgtcatgacatcaactcatgacatcgtgcCTGCAAagctggaaggaagattcagtttgtataGATAccaaatattctatgtgaatattatgtaattctATGTGgcacatatt encodes:
- the LOC131607612 gene encoding EPIDERMAL PATTERNING FACTOR-like protein 6, whose amino-acid sequence is MRSITMLMNKIQFCFVTFFLLSVIFNSMIASSITSREVRRPLVSEYEIDIQHTEESDEKSVSQIKVEEIKDLLARKVLIETTSTPKNCTGHCNKCVPCRAVTRPVPHLPNPPPNLKYENVNAFHRKNSHILQESKPEVWECKCFPPKK
- the LOC131607623 gene encoding EPIDERMAL PATTERNING FACTOR-like protein 6, whose amino-acid sequence is MRSITMLMNKIQFCFVTFFLLSVIFNSMIASSITSREVRRPLVSEYEIDIQHIEESDEKSVSQIKVEEIKDLLARKVLIETTSTPKNCTGHCNKCVPCRAVTRPVPHLPNPPPNLKYGNVNAFHRKNSHILQESKPEVWECKCFPPKK